One window of Micromonas commoda chromosome 1, complete sequence genomic DNA carries:
- a CDS encoding predicted protein has protein sequence MGSPKSLLPRKKFYRARAHCNPLSDAQFSVPLRPDKYDWRILYPSAGKSYRSLSDLQVKFVDVGCGFGGLLVKIAPAFPHHFAIGLEIRDKVSQYVKERCKALCQHHKGVYDKISCIRTNSMKFLPNFFRKGQLSKLFFLFPDPHFKTANHRRRIIQRNLLAEYAYALQIGGLLYTITDVEELGSWMSDKLSVHPCFQQLSAEEVQNDPVVPNLCGGTEEGTKVKRNEGATYLTVFRRVSGPM, from the exons agctcgagctcacTGCAACCCACTCAGCGACGCGCAATTTTCAGT CCCGCTCCGCCCTGATAAATATGATTGGCGAATTCTGTATCCCAGTGCGGGAAAGTCGTATCGAAGTCTCTCGGACTTGCAGGTGAAGTTTGTTGACGTGGGTTGCGGCTTTGGCGGGCTTCTCGTGAAGATTGCGCCAGCGTTTCCGCACCACTTTGCCATAGGACTAGAAATTCGGGACAAGGTCAGCCAGTATGTTAAAGAACGGTGCAAAGCGTTGTGTCAACACCACAAGGGTGTTTATGACAAGATCTCTTGTATCCGCACAAACTCTATGAAGTTTCTGCCCAACTTTTTTCGGAAGGGCCAGTTATCAAAGCTATTTTTTTTATTTCCAGACCCACACTTCAAGACAGCAAACCATCGACGGAGAATCATACAACGTAATTTGCTTGCGGAATATGCTTATGCTCTGCAGATTGGCGGCTTGCTGTATACAATCACAGatgtcgaggagctcggctcGTGGATGTCAGATAAACTTTCTGTACATCCATGTTTCCAGCAGCTCTCCGCAGAAGAGGTACAGAACGACCCAGTGGTCCCAAACCTTTGTGGAGGTACAGAGGAAGGGACGAAGGTAAAACGCAACGAGGGAGCCACGTATTTGACAGTCTTTAGACGTGTGTCTGGCCCTATGTAG